GGGGTGTCGCTGACCGCGCTGCCCACGCTGGAGGTCTTCAAGTCGTGATGCGCCGCGCGGCTTCGCGCCGCGCAAAAGGCTTCATCCGCGCGCCATACTCGTCCAGAAACGCCCGTGCACGATCCGAATCACGCTTGGACAGATGGTAAAGCCAGTCGGCGATGGCCTTCTGGATCGGCCATTCTCCGTCATCGGCCAGATCGGCGGCCCATGCCAGAATCCGTTCGCGGATGGCCAGATCGGCGGGTTTGGGATGGTTCATCTTGGCCCAGGGCAGGGTGCCGGTCAGGGCGGCGCGCCGTTTCCACGGATTGGCATCACGGGTCCAGGGTTCCAGCTGATCCAGCCGGGCCGGTTCCGCCAGCAGCCGCTTCTGCGCCGCGATCATGGCGCTGTCGCTGATCGCCAGACTGTCGAAATCCCCGGCCCAGAGGGTGATCAGCCGCCAGACCTCTCCGTCATCGGGCATCCGCGCCTGCGTCAGCAGCTTGGCGGCGGCAATCCGCGCCTCGTGGATGTCGGTGACCCACAGCCGCGCCGCCAGCGCCACCCGCCCGGCCAGATCCCGCTCGGCACGCCAGCCCGCGACCAGCGCCTCGATCGCCTGACTGCTCACCCCCAGATAGAGCCGGTCGGCCTTGTGATAGCCCGCCATCTTCGCCACCCTGCCGGGATCGGCCTCGGCCTCCAGCGCCTTCAGTTCCTGCATGCAGCACCTCGCTTTGCGGCCTTTCTAGGAACTGCGCCCGAAAGCCTCAAGAAGTTGGTGGAGATGGCCGCCCGTCGCGGCTAGAAGAGGCTGCGCGATGATCTGGCCGCCCATCCGGCCCGCCGATAACAGAAGGAATTCCGTGATGTCCCATGCCGGTGACCCCCAACCGATGACCTCTCGTCCCAGTGGCAGCCTGCGGGGCGAGGCGCAGGTGCCCGGCGACAAGTCGGTCAGCCATCGGGCGCTGATCCTCGGGGCGCTGGCGGTGGGGGAAACCCGGATCACCGGGCTGCTGGAAGGGCAGGACATTCTGGACACCGCCAAAGCGATGCAGGCTTTCGGGGCGCAGGTCGAACGCCAGGGCCCCGGCGAATGGTCGGTGCATGGGGTCGGAACCGGCGGCTTCGGCGAACCTGAAACGGCTATTGACTGTGGCAATTCCGGCACCGGCGTGCGGCTTATCATGGGGGCGATGGCCACCACCCCGGTCAGCGCGACCTTCACCGGCGATGCCAGCCTGTCGCGCCGCCCGATGGCGCGGGTGACCGATCCGCTGGCCATGTTCGGCGCCGAAATCACCGCGCGAGAGGGCGGCCGCCTGCCGGTCACCATCCGCGGCGCCACCGATCCGGTGCCGGTCAGCTATCGCTCGCCGGTGGCCAGCGCTCAGATCAAATCCGCGATCCTGCTGGCCGGCCTGAACGCGCCGGGCGAAACCGTGGTGACCGAACCCGAACAGACCCGCGACCATACCGAACGGATGCTGGCGGGATTCGGCGCGCAGGTCCGGACCGAAACCACGCCCGAGGGCCATGTCGTCCGCCTGACCGGACGGCCCGAACTGCGCGCCCAGTCGGTCGCGGTGCCGCGCGACCCCTCCAGCGCGGCTTTCCCGGTGGCAGCGGCCCTGATCGTGCCCGGATCCGAGATCCGCGTCCCCGGCGTCAGCCGCAACCCGACGCGCGACGGCCTCTATACAACCTTGCAAGAGATGGGCGCCGACATCACCTTCGAAAACGACCGCATCGAAGGCGGAGAGCCCGTGGCCGACCTGCTGATCCGCCACAGCCGGCTGAAAGGCGTCAACGTCCCGGCCGAACGCGCCTCCTCGATGATCGACGAATTCCCGATCCTGTCGGTGATCGCCGCCTTCGCCGAAGGCAAGACGGTGATGAACGGCGTCGCGGAATTGCGGGTGAAGGAAAGCGACCGCATCGACGCCATGGCGCGCGGACTGGAAGCGAATGGCGTCAGGGTCGAGGAAACGCCCGACAGCATGACCGTCCACGGCATGCAGAAGGTGCCGGGCGGCGGTCGCGCGGCCACCCATCTCGATCACCGCATCGCCATGTCCTTCCTCGTCCTCGGCCTGGCGACACAGGCGCCGGTCAGCATCGACGACGGCGGCCCGATCGCGACCTCCTTCCCTGATTTCCTGCCGCTGATGCAGGGCCTCGGCGCCGATCTGGGCTGACCCGCCCCTATCTTTGGTGTCTCAAATATCCCGGGGGAAGCCCTGAAGACCCCGTCGAGGGGCCTTCAGGGCTGGGGGCAGAGCCCCCGGACCCGGCCACTACTCAGCGCTTCAATTCCGACAGGGCGCCCGCGATCTCGTCCAGAACCGCGGGATCGTCGATGGTGGCGGGCATCTTGTATTCCTCGCCATCCGCGATCCTGGCCATGGTTGCGCGCAGGATCTTGCCCGAGCGGGTCTTGGGCAGGCGCTCGACCACGCAGGCGTTCTTGAATGCGGCGACCGGGCCGATCTGATCGCGGACCATGCCAACGACCTCGCGGATCACCTGTTCGTGGCTGGTCCCGATGCCCTTCTTCAGACACAGAAAACCAAGCGGAGTCTGCCCCTTCAGCGTATCGGCGATGCCGATCACCGCGCATTCCGCCACCGCCGGATGTGCCGACAGGACTTCCTCCATCGCGCCGGTGGACAGCCGGTGACCCGCGACATTGATCACGTCATCGGTGCGCGCCATGATATAGAGATAGCCCTCCTCATCGACATAGCCCGCATCGCCGGTCTCGTAAAAACCGGGGAAATGCGCCAGATAGGACGTCACGAAGCGCCCTTCCGCATTCCACAGCGTCGGCAGGGTGCCGGGCGGCAGGGGCAAGCGGATGGCGATGGCTCCCAGCGTGCCGGGGGCGACCGGATGGCCCGCCTCGTCCAGCACCTGCACGTCATAGCCGGGCATCGGCAGGGTCGGGCTGCCCTTCTTGACCGGCAGCAGCTCGATCCCGGCGGGATTGGCGGCGATGGCCCAGCCGGTCTCGGTCTGCCACCAGTGATCGATCACCGGCACGCCCAGCCGATCCTCGGCCCATTGGATGGTGTCGGGATCGGCGCGTTCGCCCGCCAGAAACAGGATCTTCAGGCCGGACAGATCGTATTGTCCGATCAGCTTGCCCTCGGGATCCTCTCGCTTGACGGCGCGGATCGCGGTCGGCGCGGTGAAGAAACTCTTGACGCCGTGATCGCGGATCACCCGCCAGAAGGTGCCCGCATCGGGGGTGCCGACGGGCTTGCCCTCGAAGACGATGGTGGTGGCGCCAGCGATCAGCGGGCCGTAACAGATATAGCTGTGACCGACGACCCAGCCCACATCCGAGGCCGCCCAGAACACATCCCCCGCCCCGATGTCATAGATGTTCCGCATCGACCAGTTCAGCGCCACCAGGTGCCCGGCGGTATGACGAACCACGCCCTTGGGCTGCCCGGTCGTGCCCGAGGTATAGAGGATATAGGCGGGATGGTTGCCTTCGACCGGGACGCAATCGGCGGGTTCGGTCCCGTATTGGAAACCGTGCCAGCTGACGTCGCGCCCCTCGGTCAGTTGCGCAACCTCTTGTTCGCGCTGGAAGATGACGCAGAAATCCGGTTTGTGGCTGGCCAGATCGATGGCCTTGTCCAGAAGCGGCTTGTAATGGACGACGCGCCCCGGCTCCAACCCGCAAGAGGCCGCGATGATCGCCTTCGGTCTGGCATCGTCCAGACGCACCGCCAGCTCATTCGCGGCAAAACCCCCGAACACAACCGAATGGATCGCCCCCAGACGGGCGCAGGCCAGCATCGCCTCCAGCGCCTCGGGGATCATCGGCATATAGATGACGACACGGTCGCCCTTTTCGATCCCTCTGGCGCGCAGCGCCCCGGCAAGGCTGGCGACGCGGTTGCGCAGCTCGGCATAGGTGATGCTGCGATGCGACAGGGTGATCGGGCTGTCATGGATGATGGCGATCTGGTCGCCGCGCCCGGCCTCGACATGGCGATCCACGGCATTCCAGCAGGTGTTCACGCGACCATCGGCGAACCATTCCCCGGCCGGACCCTGATCGAAGAATGCGCGGCTGGGGGGCTGGTCCCAGTCGATCTGCGCGGCGGCCTCCATCCAGAATTGCTCGGGGTTTTCTTTCCACCCCTGATACAGATCGCGATACGACATCATAACCCTCCCTGAGCATGATGGTTTGTTACGCAGGCAAAGCGGTTTCACGCAACCATGTTAGCGGTGGAGGACGGCACCGCCGGGGTCGATTTTGCATAATCCGGCCAATTATTGCTGCGCGATTTTGCAAAATGAAGATGCCAGCAAAACCGGCTTTGCCGGGGCGGTGGATTTGCAAACCCGCCCGCGACAGGGTCACGGGCGGGGCATGGTGATTCGCAGGCCCGGACGGTTCAGCCGTAGGCGGCGACGGGGGTTCCGGCCAGCGCGCTCATGTTCAGCAGCCCGCGCGTGGTGATCGAGG
The Paracoccus alcaliphilus DNA segment above includes these coding regions:
- a CDS encoding DNA alkylation repair protein encodes the protein MQELKALEAEADPGRVAKMAGYHKADRLYLGVSSQAIEALVAGWRAERDLAGRVALAARLWVTDIHEARIAAAKLLTQARMPDDGEVWRLITLWAGDFDSLAISDSAMIAAQKRLLAEPARLDQLEPWTRDANPWKRRAALTGTLPWAKMNHPKPADLAIRERILAWAADLADDGEWPIQKAIADWLYHLSKRDSDRARAFLDEYGARMKPFARREAARRITT
- the aroA gene encoding 3-phosphoshikimate 1-carboxyvinyltransferase is translated as MSHAGDPQPMTSRPSGSLRGEAQVPGDKSVSHRALILGALAVGETRITGLLEGQDILDTAKAMQAFGAQVERQGPGEWSVHGVGTGGFGEPETAIDCGNSGTGVRLIMGAMATTPVSATFTGDASLSRRPMARVTDPLAMFGAEITAREGGRLPVTIRGATDPVPVSYRSPVASAQIKSAILLAGLNAPGETVVTEPEQTRDHTERMLAGFGAQVRTETTPEGHVVRLTGRPELRAQSVAVPRDPSSAAFPVAAALIVPGSEIRVPGVSRNPTRDGLYTTLQEMGADITFENDRIEGGEPVADLLIRHSRLKGVNVPAERASSMIDEFPILSVIAAFAEGKTVMNGVAELRVKESDRIDAMARGLEANGVRVEETPDSMTVHGMQKVPGGGRAATHLDHRIAMSFLVLGLATQAPVSIDDGGPIATSFPDFLPLMQGLGADLG
- a CDS encoding propionyl-CoA synthetase, coding for MSYRDLYQGWKENPEQFWMEAAAQIDWDQPPSRAFFDQGPAGEWFADGRVNTCWNAVDRHVEAGRGDQIAIIHDSPITLSHRSITYAELRNRVASLAGALRARGIEKGDRVVIYMPMIPEALEAMLACARLGAIHSVVFGGFAANELAVRLDDARPKAIIAASCGLEPGRVVHYKPLLDKAIDLASHKPDFCVIFQREQEVAQLTEGRDVSWHGFQYGTEPADCVPVEGNHPAYILYTSGTTGQPKGVVRHTAGHLVALNWSMRNIYDIGAGDVFWAASDVGWVVGHSYICYGPLIAGATTIVFEGKPVGTPDAGTFWRVIRDHGVKSFFTAPTAIRAVKREDPEGKLIGQYDLSGLKILFLAGERADPDTIQWAEDRLGVPVIDHWWQTETGWAIAANPAGIELLPVKKGSPTLPMPGYDVQVLDEAGHPVAPGTLGAIAIRLPLPPGTLPTLWNAEGRFVTSYLAHFPGFYETGDAGYVDEEGYLYIMARTDDVINVAGHRLSTGAMEEVLSAHPAVAECAVIGIADTLKGQTPLGFLCLKKGIGTSHEQVIREVVGMVRDQIGPVAAFKNACVVERLPKTRSGKILRATMARIADGEEYKMPATIDDPAVLDEIAGALSELKR